TTTGTGATTACTTTACTCGCTCCATGTTCCCCTGTCACCATAGCGGCAACTTCTTTAATTACCTGCATGAGTTCCAGCAATATATCGTTATCACTTTCTTCCATTGTTATTAGCGAGGGAATATGCTTCTTTGGTATAGCAACAATATGTACTGGATAAAAGGGCCTTGTATGATGATATGCTAATACGTTTTCTGTCTCGATCACCTTGTTCACTTCTGTTTTACCACTTAATACTTCATCACAGTAAAAATCTTCAGTCATAAAATTTCTCCTCCTCTTTTTAAAAAAGGACGCAATTCTGGTATTGCGCCCGGTTGTATTAAAATCACTTTTTAATCGGAAACTGTAATTCTGTCACAAATTCATTTGGGTCATCTGTCATCCAATCCCCTTTGTGATAAATCTCTCTTATTGGCCCACTAATTGAATAGCCATTATCAGCAAGCCACTTGTGCATCGTAATGGATGTCTCACCAATAGCGGAGAATGGACCGGTATGAACAATGCTGGCCATATTTTCGACTAACGGCAATTCGTAAACCTTGACATTGTCACTTTCCGGAATGGCCTTAGTTATTGGTTCAATGACCTCCATATCAATCGTGTCAGAATCGGTATCGACAAATAAACCACTATAATACCTGGTCATACAGGGTACAGTGCGTTTGCAGTTCATGTTGTCAATATGATTATTGACAGTCCCCCATAGATCCTCACAGAACTCATCGAAAGATTTGCTGGCTGCTTTTGAAATGGACTTTCTGACTGCTGCAACTAAAATCGGCTCAACTTGCTTAATGGTAATTTCACTCATATAAGGTACTCCTCCGTTCTTAATCAAAAAAATATTGGTACGGAGACGTTCCAGCCTGTTTGCTTCAAGTTCCAACGATTTTTCCAACGAATCGGCCTTATCTTCCAGCATATTAATTAACTGTTTAATTACTGTTCCATCCGTCAAAATGGAAGCTATTTCTGAAAGTGAAAAACCCGCATCCTTTAAGGCCAATACCTTATTAATCGTAACAAGTTGATCTGCTTCATAGTAGCGATAATTCGTGTCACGATCAATGAAGCTCGGTTTTAGAATTCCTATATTTTCATAATGATAGAGTGTATTAATGGAAAGACCACTCAACTTGGAAAAATCACCAATTTTAAACATTTTCTCACCTCAGCAAAAAGACTGTACAGCGGTGCACCTCTGCCGTCTTATTATCATCATAAAGTCTTGGGTCACCCGAGAGTCAATGGGAACCTTAATATTTTTATTCTAAACTTCCCTTAGCTACCCAGCCCTCTTTACCATCTTTTTTTATCAGGCTGTATCCCGTGCAACTGTTATCAACTACAGACACCACATCTCCCTTGTTTACGCTCAATTGTGTACAGGGAATATCATTTTTAACGGTGAATTTTCCATCCTCATTTTGTTTAACATATTCATTTTTCACGTAACGTTTGTGACCTGTTTGGAGCTGCTTGCACAACGTGAAATGATCTCCTTTTTCAATTGGATCAATTTCATAGTGCGGATAAGCAACAGAACCAGCCATCGTGGAATCTGCGCGAAAATCTTTTACTATTTTTCCAGTTGGTAACTGATCAACATATGTATGTGTAAATCTATCTTTTGAAGCATCTTTATAAATGATAAACGCGTTTAATTGTCCAGTAGATTTGATGACATTCCCGCCGTCTGTCGCAATAATCCTTTTCTCATGATCAATAATCGGATTATTTGATGGTAGATTTAAAGAATAATTAACAACCGGCCAGTGTCCGACAACCACATATTTGTCTGCACGATGTGATTTTTCCAAAAAAGATGGCAGGGTGAGGGCAATATCCCGGTCGGTGTCCTTCCAATCCGCTATG
The genomic region above belongs to Virgibacillus doumboii and contains:
- a CDS encoding HIT domain-containing protein — encoded protein: MTEDFYCDEVLSGKTEVNKVIETENVLAYHHTRPFYPVHIVAIPKKHIPSLITMEESDNDILLELMQVIKEVAAMVTGEHGASKVITNLGKYQESKHLHWHIVSGRALK
- a CDS encoding MerR family transcriptional regulator; translation: MFKIGDFSKLSGLSINTLYHYENIGILKPSFIDRDTNYRYYEADQLVTINKVLALKDAGFSLSEIASILTDGTVIKQLINMLEDKADSLEKSLELEANRLERLRTNIFLIKNGGVPYMSEITIKQVEPILVAAVRKSISKAASKSFDEFCEDLWGTVNNHIDNMNCKRTVPCMTRYYSGLFVDTDSDTIDMEVIEPITKAIPESDNVKVYELPLVENMASIVHTGPFSAIGETSITMHKWLADNGYSISGPIREIYHKGDWMTDDPNEFVTELQFPIKK
- a CDS encoding metallophosphoesterase; the encoded protein is MEKIKQLSVPNNARIIVINDIHGELDLFINLLEKVNFNTEDYLIINGDLCEKGGNSIGVVNYIMNLAATNPGVHVTEGNCEALVEELINENPQVIDYLRVKKHSILNEWLEQLGSPVYEETSIHEVKEILTKHFSKEIKWLANLPTAIETDDYTFVHAGLEDIADWKDTDRDIALTLPSFLEKSHRADKYVVVGHWPVVNYSLNLPSNNPIIDHEKRIIATDGGNVIKSTGQLNAFIIYKDASKDRFTHTYVDQLPTGKIVKDFRADSTMAGSVAYPHYEIDPIEKGDHFTLCKQLQTGHKRYVKNEYVKQNEDGKFTVKNDIPCTQLSVNKGDVVSVVDNSCTGYSLIKKDGKEGWVAKGSLE